One genomic segment of Actinoplanes ianthinogenes includes these proteins:
- a CDS encoding fumarate reductase/succinate dehydrogenase flavoprotein subunit: MTTTERHLYDVVVIGAGGAGLRAAIEARLAGKKTAIISKSLFGKAHTVMAEGGAAAAMGNVNSRDNWMVHFRDTMRGGKFLNNFRMAELHAKEAPERIWELETYGALFDRTKDGKISQRNFGGHEYPRLAHVGDRTGLELIRTLQQKIVSLQQEDYAETGSYDSRIRVFQETTITELLLDGDRVAGAFGYYRDSGEFLLFEAPAVVLATGGVGRSYKVTSNSWEYTGDGHALALRSGATLINMEFLQFHPTGMVWPPSVKGILVTESVRGDGGVLRNSEQKRFMFDYVPDVFRKQYAETEEEADRWYTDPDNNRRPPELLPRDEVARAINSEVKAGRGSPAGGVFLDVSTRLPAEQIIKRLPSMHHQFKELADVDITKEPMEVGPTCHYVMGGVEVDPDTGAAFGSVLGLFAAGEVSGGMHGSNRLGGNSLSDLLVFGKRAGEHAAAYVDTLPKRPKVTRIDVAAAAEVALAPLVRTEGENPYTLQQDLQAVMGDLVGIIRREGELSDALKKLHELRLRVANVAVGGGRRYNPGWHLALDLRNMLIVSECTAKAALEREESRGGHTREDHPAMSPEWRRVNLVCSLDEAGEVHLERKPVPTMRPELLDLFDRSELAKYLTTEELTGLGEE; encoded by the coding sequence ATGACCACTACCGAACGCCATCTGTACGACGTCGTGGTGATCGGCGCCGGCGGCGCCGGCCTGCGCGCGGCGATCGAGGCCCGGCTGGCCGGCAAGAAGACCGCGATCATCTCCAAGTCGCTGTTCGGCAAGGCGCACACGGTGATGGCCGAGGGCGGCGCCGCGGCCGCGATGGGGAACGTGAACTCCCGGGACAACTGGATGGTGCACTTCCGGGACACCATGCGCGGCGGCAAGTTCCTGAACAACTTCCGGATGGCCGAGCTGCACGCCAAGGAGGCCCCGGAGCGGATCTGGGAGCTGGAGACGTACGGTGCGCTGTTCGACCGTACGAAAGACGGAAAAATCTCCCAGCGGAACTTCGGTGGGCACGAGTACCCGCGACTCGCGCACGTCGGTGACCGCACCGGCCTGGAGCTGATCCGCACCCTCCAGCAGAAGATCGTCTCGTTGCAGCAGGAGGACTACGCCGAGACCGGCAGCTACGACTCGCGGATCCGGGTCTTCCAGGAGACCACGATCACCGAGCTGCTGCTCGACGGCGATCGGGTGGCCGGCGCGTTCGGCTACTACCGCGACTCCGGCGAGTTCCTGCTCTTCGAGGCGCCCGCGGTGGTGCTCGCCACCGGCGGCGTCGGCCGCAGCTACAAGGTCACCTCGAACTCGTGGGAGTACACCGGCGACGGGCACGCGCTCGCCCTGCGCTCCGGCGCCACGCTGATCAACATGGAGTTCCTCCAGTTCCACCCGACCGGCATGGTCTGGCCGCCGAGTGTGAAAGGCATCCTGGTCACCGAGTCGGTCCGGGGCGACGGCGGCGTGCTGCGCAACTCGGAGCAGAAACGGTTCATGTTCGACTACGTCCCCGACGTCTTCCGCAAGCAGTACGCGGAGACCGAGGAGGAGGCGGACCGCTGGTACACCGACCCGGACAACAACCGCCGCCCGCCCGAGCTGCTGCCCCGCGACGAGGTGGCCCGGGCGATCAACAGCGAGGTCAAGGCGGGCCGCGGCAGCCCGGCCGGCGGCGTCTTCCTGGACGTCTCCACCCGGCTGCCGGCCGAGCAGATCATCAAGCGGCTCCCGTCGATGCACCACCAGTTCAAGGAGCTGGCCGACGTCGACATCACCAAGGAGCCGATGGAGGTCGGCCCGACCTGCCACTACGTGATGGGCGGGGTGGAGGTCGACCCGGACACCGGCGCCGCGTTCGGCTCGGTGCTGGGGCTGTTCGCGGCCGGCGAGGTGTCCGGCGGCATGCACGGCTCCAACCGGCTGGGTGGCAACTCCCTCTCCGACCTGCTGGTTTTCGGCAAACGGGCCGGCGAGCACGCCGCGGCCTACGTCGACACGCTGCCCAAACGGCCCAAGGTCACCCGGATCGACGTGGCGGCGGCGGCCGAGGTGGCGCTCGCCCCTCTGGTTCGCACCGAGGGGGAGAACCCGTACACGTTGCAGCAGGACCTCCAGGCGGTGATGGGCGACCTGGTCGGCATCATCCGCCGGGAGGGCGAGCTCAGCGACGCCCTGAAGAAGCTGCACGAGCTGCGGCTGCGGGTGGCGAACGTCGCGGTCGGCGGCGGCCGGCGTTACAACCCCGGCTGGCACCTCGCCCTCGACCTGCGCAACATGCTGATCGTCTCGGAGTGCACGGCGAAAGCCGCACTGGAACGCGAGGAGTCGCGCGGTGGGCACACCCGGGAGGACCACCCGGCGATGAGCCCGGAGTGGCGGCGGGTCAACCTGGTCTGCTCGCTCGACGAGGCCGGTGAGGTGCACCTGGAACGCAAGCCGGTGCCCACCATGCGTCCCGAGCTGCTCGACCTCTTCGACCGCAGTGAGCTGGCCAAGTACCTGACCACAGAGGAATTGACAGGGCTGGGGGAAGAGTGA